The DNA window CTTTTATTAGTCAGTTGAATGAAAGATTTGATTGGTTCATTAATTAATCTGGGAGGATCATCGATTATGTTTTCTGATATTGAGGTTAACGATAAGGGACACCTTGTGATTGGAGGCGCCGATGCAGTTGAACTGGCAGATGAATACGGCACCCCACTCTATGTTATCGATGAGATGAGAATAAGGGACAATTACAGGAGGCTCCACAGGGCATTCTCCAGGAACTATTCAGATTTCCAGGTGTTCTACGCATGTAAGGCCAACACCAACCTCGCGGTTATGAGGATACTTGAGGAGGAGGGCAGTGGAATCGATGCCGTGTCTCCGGGGGAGATCTACACCGCCCTCATGGCAGGTTTTGACCCTGAAAGGATCCTCTACACAGGCAACAATGTGAGGGATGATGAGCTGCAGTTTGCACTTGAAGCGGGTGTGAGGATCAATATTGATTCAAGGTCACAGCTTCTGAGGCTGGCGGAGATGGCCCCTGAGGGACTTGAGGTATCATTCAGGGTCAACCCCCTTGTGGGTGCAGGCCACCATGAGCACTGCATCACCGGCGGGGAGATGAGCAAGTTCGGTATCATGGAAAGCGAGGCCCCGGAGGTTTACAGTCTCGCACTTGACCTTGGCCTTAAGCCGGTGGGTATACATGCCCATATAGGGTCAGGAATACTTGACCCGGAGCCCTTCATGCTGGCAGTTGAGTCCCTCATGGATATCGCGGGAAGGGTCCATGGGGAGACAGGGGTCGAATTTGAATTCATAGACTTCGGCGGAGGTCTTGGCATACCCTACACTCCAGATGAGGAGCCACTGGACATCGATGAATTCGCATCACGGATAACGTGCCTCTTTAAGGATAAACTATCTGATTATGGCCTTGGAAAGCCTGTGATGTGCCTTGAACCTGGAAGGTACATAGTTGGGGATGCATCATATCTCCTAACACGCGTTAACACCATAAAGGAGAGTTACAGGAAATTCGCAGGGGTTGACGCAGGCTTCAACACACTGCTGAGGCCGGCCATGTATGGTTCCTACCACCACATCCTGGTTGCAGACAGGCCCCTTGCTGAGCCCTCAGGGAAGATAGACATAGCAGGGAATGTGTGTGAATCAGGGGACCTATTTGCAAGGGACAGGCCCATGCCTGAGGTCAGTGAGGGTGACATCCTTGCCATCATGAATGCAGGTGCCTATTCCTTCTCAATGGCCTCCCAGTACAACTCCCGCCCACGACCGGCTGAGGTGCTTGTAAGGGATGGTGATGCAGAGGTTGTAAGGAGGAGGGAGACATTCGCTGATCTCCTATCAGGACAGACCATACCTCCAAGGCTCCTTAAGAGGTAGATAGAATGACGAGGATGGTAATGTTCTCCAAGATGCATGGACTTGGAAATGACTATGTGGTTATAGATGAGAGCACCCAGGAGTGCATACCTGAGGATAAAAAGTCTGAATTCGTCAGGGAGGTATGCACCAGGGGATTCTCTGTTGGGGCCGATGGCGTCATATTTGTCCAGCCAGCAGCTGGTGAGGGGGATATACGGTTCAGGATATTCAATGCCGATGGAAGCGAGGCAGAGATGTGCGGTAACGGAATAAGGTGCTTCTCAAAGTTTGTATACGATAATGCCATTGTGAGAAAGGGAAAACTTGATGTTGAAACCCTTGCAGGCATCAAAACCGTGGAGCTTGAGGTTGGTGATGATGGTTCAGTGGTCTCCTCAAGGGTTGATATGGGTACCGCAACATTCAAGACGGACCAGATACCCATGGATGTGGGGGAATGTGAGTTCATAGACCGTTTCCTCCCGGTTGAGGGTGAGGATATCAAGCTCACAGCACTGAGCGTCGGGAACCCCCATGCGGTGATATTTGTGGATGATGCCAGGTCGGTGGACCTGGAGCGGCTTGGCCCCGCAATAGAGAATCACCCCCTGTTCCCTGAGAGGATCAACGTGCATTTTGTTGAGGTGGTTGATCCATCTGAGATCATCATGGTAACCTGGGAGAGGGGTGCCGGCCCAACCATGGCCTGTGGAACAGGGGCCACAGCCAGTGTGATTGCAGGGGTTAAACTTGAAAAACTGGATGACAGTGTCCTGGTGCATCTACCTGGAGGTGAACTGAAAATAGACGTCTACCAGGAGGGTACAGAGCTGGGGGCCTACATGGAGGGCGATGCGGTCCTTGTGTTTGATGGGATACTCATAAGGGATCCCTAGCCCTCATTCATAACGGCCCTTATGAGGACTATCTCCTCAAAGAAGTACCTTTCACTTGCGGTAACCTCTGCATCAAAACCCAGAGTCCGGAGCCTTTCAAGCGTCCTTTCGGTGTCTGAGAGTGAGGATTGAACGAGCTGGATTCTTCCACCGGGCTTCAGGTGTTCAGCCACATCATCCAGGAAGCGGTCTATAACCCTCCTCCCGTCGGGCCCCCCATTCCAGGCAAGGTCTATCGGGTCCTCTGTGAAATCCTCCTCACCCACAGGTAGGTATGGGGTGTTGAAGAGTATAACGTCAAATTTCTCACCCCTCACAGGGTCAAAGAGGTCGCCATGGAGCAACCTTAACCTGGAACCATTCAGGGCAGCGTTTTTCCTGGCACATTCTACTGCAGTGGGGTTTATATCTGTTGCAGTCACATCAGCCTTCTCTGAGGCCTTTATGGCAACCAGCCCAGTACCGGTGCCTATTTCAAGGACACTTTCACCCTCTCCAACATCAAGGTTATCTGCAAGCAGGAAGGTGTCCTCTGCAGGTTCATATACGTCCCGGCATGTTTCGATTTTCAGCTCACCGTATCTTATCATTTCAACCATCCTCATCAAGGAGGAATATATCCTCGATGTGCTCCCCCCCGAGGGCCCTTGTGATCCTGTGGGCGAGGATGAGGGATGGGCTGTAGCGTCCCCTCTCAAGGGCTATTATGGTCTGCCTTGTAACCCCCACCATCTCTGCCAGTTCCTCCTGGGTCAGTCCAAGCTTGTTTCTGTATTCCCTTATCAGGGTTTTCAATTTTCCCTCTCCAGGCGATAGTTTGTCACCGATTTGGCGATAACCCCTGCAACCAGTGCAATCACAGGGATGGGATCCACATGGGGGTCACCCTTAAGGGAACTTGATATGAGTTCGATGAATATTCCCACCACAAGGACTGGCATCATGGCCCAGGCCGCGTTTCTCTCGGCTACTGCCTCGTGGATGTATTCCCTTTCATCCCTCCTGACCTTCCACATAACATCAAACATGTCAATGAATAGGAATACGAGCCATGCTGCTGTTACGTATGTCCTTGCCATGGTGCTGAGGGGGAGGAGCTGGACCGCTATAAGGATGAGAAGCACAGATGCCAGGTATGCAGCGCCCTGCCAGGTTTTAACTGAACTCCCCAGCCACCATACTTTCTTCTTCCAAACCATTCGGGTCTTGCTATTATCAAAACAATCACCATGTAAAAAATAGTTTACATAATATTTATATTTTTCTATAGTTGGCATACTTCAGGGGGGCCATGATGCTCATGAGGCCCCTGAGAGGTCCTCCATGCGTTCTGCTATTTCAAGTATCTCCTCTGGCTTCAGCTGAAAGACCCTCTTCTCAAGTATATCAGATGGAAGAACATCCAGAACCTCATTGAGGTTCAGATCAACCTTTATCTCGTGGAATGACTCCCTGAGCGACTTGGAGGTTTTTTTCTTTCTGTGCTGGAAGAGGGCGCGGCACACATCCTCAAAAAGCGCAGGGAGCCTGAATCCAGTGGGTCTGAAGGTCACAACCGCAGAGTCAACGCGGGGCCTCGGGAAAAAGCAGCCCGGTTTGAGGTAATCTACTATCCTGACCTCTGCAAGGAAGTGCAACATTACAGAGAGCCTTGAGTAATTCCTCGTACCCGGCTCTGCAACCATCCTTGCAGCAAACTCCCTCTGGTACATGAGGACCCCCAGCTCGAATTCATGCCTTAGCAGCCTGAAGGTTACAGGGGATGATATCTGGTAGGGAAGGTTGGATACCACCTTATTGAACTCTGGAAAATCAACCTTAAGGGCGTCACCCACAATGATATCCACATTGTCCCCTTTTACTCTATCGGCAAGGATCCCTGCAATGAAGGGGTCGCTCTCAATTGCAGTGACATGACCTGCAAGTTCTGCCATGGGGAGTGTCAGCGTACCTATGCCCGCCCCTATCTCCAAGACATGATCATGTGGCCCCAAATTGGCATATTTGAGTATCCGTTGCCTTTTACCGTCATCAACAAGGTAATTCTGCCCCAGACTCCTTCTGAGCCTGACACCATACTTCCTCAGAACGTCCCTTGTCTCTCTGTAGAGTCCCGTCATAAAATAAATTGGTTATTAGGTTAAAATCAGTCCCTCTTCTTCTGGGGGGGTCTTGTGAATATTGTGTACTTCCTTTTTCCCCGCTTGGCGCCCTCAACGTCCAGTTCCATGAGGACCCTCCTGACGATGAGCTTGACAGGGTCTGATAGCATGGGGACCCTGTTCTTTATGTCCTCAAAACTCTCAAAGGGCTTTTCCTCACGGGCCTTCAGGATATCCCACATGCGCTTTTTACCGATTCCTGGAAGAAGTTCAAGCTGATGAAGCCTGGTGCTTATGGGGCCCGCCTCATTGAAGAAACGCACGAACCTGTCCTCGTTGGACTTTATTATTTCCTCAATGACGTAGGGCAGTTCAACCCTGGCTGTGGCTGTGAGTTCATTGTGCCGGAGTCTCCTGTTTATCCTGGCTATCTTATCCCTTTTACCCTTACCTATGTAGACCTCCTCATGAATCTCAAGGTCAACATCTGGCCTGGGTGTTAACTCAAGGAGGGTGAACTCGTCCTTGCCCAGAGCCTGGGCAACAGGCCTCTTCTTGAATGTACCGAAACCTTCACTAACGTAACCAAGTGGAAGGTAATCCAGTATGATAGCGTACTCTTCCATGAAATCACATACTCTAATTTTTCAGGTCAGATATTATTTTTATTCGACCCGGTATTTATCTATTACCTCGAGTATGCCTGGCAGGTCCTCTGCCTTTATTGGGACCCTTTCCTTGGCAAAGATTAAACGGAGGTCAGATAGGTCCACAGGCATGATATCTGCGATCTTGACAGCATGCCTCCTTTTCAGGTTGGGGATACCCATCAGTTCCTCAATGAGACTCCTGCTGGTTTCAGGGTCAAGCCTTGAAAAGCGGGTTACATGGTCAAGGACAAGGTTCTGCTCGTAGGTGAGCTCATGTTCTTCCCCGAATTTTTCAAGTATCTCCTTAACCTCTGCCATAGAAACAGGTTCACTTTCCAGAACCTTTTTCCCTATCATGGGAATCACTCTTGCATCTGAAGGTGCTCTGGCCTCACAACAAGCTGTTTCTCCTTGTTACCATCCCTTATGGACACAACATATGATCTGCCCATCATACCGGCAACACGGCCTGTTTTACCATGGAAGCGGGGGTGGGGCTGGCCCCTGTGGATGCTCGGATCTATTATTATGTGTACAAGGTCACCCTCACTGAAGCTCTGGATCTTCCTTGTTATCGGGTTTGATCTTCCAGGCCTTTTAACCTTCTGAAGCTTGTGTCTTGTTTTACTTCTGAAACCTCTTGATCTTCTCATTTTTTAACCTCCATAAAAGCCTGTGATGGCTTGTAACAGTCATTAAAACCTTACAAGAATCAGACATCTAAACTTATAAGTTCTGTATTTAACATTTCCATAAATATATATTTTTCCTCAGGGTCAGGGGGATCTCTCAAGTTGAAGGGAAGATAATCACAGGGCATGTCTTTTGGGTCAGGGGGATCTCATGCGGCCTCACCGACCTCAAGGACATCAAGGCTGGCGCACCTTGCAGGGACACCCAGAATACTGCTCACGCTGGGCTCTGTACGTCCAGAATCACCCGAGATCAGTTCCTTTATGTACAGTCCACCCTCCGCCTTTATTATGAGTTCCAGGTGACCGTTAAGGCGTTTCCAGGATATTTCAAGGACCCTGCGTTCCCTGATCCTGTCAGCCCTTCTGTGCGAAACCCTCAGCGGCGTCCTCTGCCTTATCAGGTCAAGTTTCTCAAGCTTTACCAGGTCCTCATCAGACACGGCACCTTCGAGTTCAACAATGGCACGGTAGACCTTGTATTTTTTTCTGGATGACTCCTTCAGTTCCACCTTTCTGTTCCTTGAGGAGAACCTCAGATCAGCCACCTCAACCATACCCCTGGCTCTTCTGTTTATCTCATCCTCCAGTGCCCTGAGGTCTGGTGTGCGGATTGCTGGCTCCCTAATCTCCAGTACAAAGGGTCTTCCGGTTCCAAGCATCCGCACATCCACATCCTCCCTGCCAGAGCCATGAAACTTACTGTCACGTCCCCCTGTTGCCTCAAGAGCTGGTTCTGATATGAGCTCCTCCACGGAGGTGGAGTACATTTTACCGGTATAATCGCACCTGCTGCATCCCCTCCCACGGCAGCTCCTGCAGGGCCACCTTGTCTGGGGTATCCCGCGGACAAGTTTACGGTATCGCCCCTCAATGAAGATGGGGTTTATCTGAACATGGACCCTTATCTTCCCCCTCAGATCAACCGTTATCACAAGGTCCGGCGATTCAAAATCCACGCCACAGTGGAGGATGGAGGTGACCCTCTTGCCGAGTTCACGGTTCACCTCCCTCTTGACACCCTCCACCTGGATTCCAAGGCGCTTGTTTATCTCTTCATCAATTCTGAGCACATCATCAGGGAGCCTTGTACCCACAAGAACCGATGAGTACTCCAGGTTGAGGCCGTCCACCTTCTCCCTGACCATCAGGGCCGCCTCATCGAGCCTCTCAAACACATCACCACATACCCTGCAGGGACCTTCCAGCTGGAGTGAAAATTTTTCAACAAGCCTTTCACCCCTCAGACGATTTCCTGGACCCTCCAGAACATCAGAAAAACGTCTTCCAAGGCAGTGGGGGCATATTCTTGAGTCTGTGGTATCCAAGATGGCATCAAGTCTTTCCTGAACATCCATTTTCATTCTCCTGGTTTAAATCAGATCTACCTCATGAACTGCCTCATCAGCTGACCCATCGGGCCACCCATCTTTCTCCTGCCAAGGCCCTTCATGGCCTTCCTTGTTACCCTGTAGTACTTTAAAAGTTCCTTGACGTCCTCGTTCCGGGTACCTGACCCCCTTGATATCCTCCGGATCCTGGATTGCTTGATTATATCAGGTTTTTCCAGCTCCTCCTCTGTCATGGAGTCCATTATGATAAGGTACTTCCTTATGGTCTCCTCAGTCATCTTTGTGGCATCCTTTGGGAGCTTCCCGACACCCGGGAGCATGCTCATGACCTGCTGCAGGGGGCCCATCTTGCCCATCATCTCAAACTGGACCCTCATATCCTTCAGAGTGAACTTCCCTGATAGTATGGCGTCAAGGGATTCCTCAGCAAGCTCCTCATCTGAGACCTCCTCAACCTTTTCAAGGAGACTTTTGAGGTCCCCCATTCCAAGAAGCCTTGATATGAACCTTTCAGGGTCAAAGACCTCCAGGTCATCTATTCGTTCACCGGTACCTATGAACCTGATGGGTGCACCAATCTCTGCAACCGCTGAGAGGGCGCCTCCACCCTTGGCTGAACCATCAAGCTTTGTAATGATTATTGACCCGATATCTGTGGCCTCCCTGAATGCAAGGGCCTGCTCCCTTGCCTGCTGGCCAATCGTCCCATCAATTACGAGTATGGCCTCATGGGGTTTAATGACGGCTGAGAGTTCCTCCATCTCCCTGAGAAGGTCCTTCTCCTCCTTGTGCCTTCCTGCGGTGTCGAATATGATAACATCCTTTTTCTGAAACCTTTCAAGTCCCTTCTCTGCAAGTTCAAGGGCGTTTTTGTTTTCAGGGTCACCGTAGACACTGATATCCTGACCCTCTGTGTACTGCTTCAGCTGTTCAAAGGCCGCGGGTCTCCAGGTGTCTGTACAGACCACACCCACCGTGAAACCCTTCTTACGCAGGTACCTTGCAAGTTTACCGATGGTTGTTGTTTTACCGCTCCCCTGGAGCCCCAGGAAGAGTATCCTGTAGGGTTTCTCCTCTATCTTTAATTCATGGGACCTTTCACCAAGGAGCTTAACCATCTCCTCGTAGACTATGCTTATGATGTGCTCCTTGGGTGTTATCCCCTTGGGGGGCTCCTCGTTAAGAGCCCGCTCCTCTATTGATTTTGACAGATTGAATACAAGCTTTATGTTAACGTCAGACTGGATCAGGGCCCTCTGTATATCCTTGATGACTTCCTTAACGACCTCCTCATCAACTATGGTCATCCCTGCCAGTTTTTTCATAGTTTTACTGAGACTCCTGCCCAGATTTCCAAGCATAGTTTCACCTGCAGTGATCAGTAATCATTAATTATTGTTGGGGCCAACTTATATATTAAGATCCTTTATAAAGCGTATCCTGTGCTGCTGTGGATAAACTGAAACAGGCAGTTCATCGTTGCTGTTCACAAATCATACCGGGTGATTGGAAATGCTTGATAAACTAAAGGAAAGCCTCAGAAATTCTCCCGTAATCAAGAAGGGGGATTATGACTACTTTGTTAACCCTGTAACTGATGGAATACCACTCACAGAGCCTGAAATCCTTGAGGAGATTGCAGATGAAATAGTTAGAAGATTCAATCCAGATCCGGCCAGTGTGGATAAGATAATTTGCATTGAGGCCATGGGTATACACCATGCGACGGTGCTATCACTCAAAACCCGCATACCCTTCGTTGTCGTAAGAAAAAGGAGGTACGGCCTCCCTGGGGAGGTTGCGGTTCATCAGATGACAGGTTACAGTGAGGGAGAACTTTACATAAATGGTGTTGATGGGGATGATCGTGTAATGGTAATAGATGACGTCGTGAGTACCGGTGGAACACTGCTGGCTGTCCTCGAGGCCCTAAGTGAGATGGAAGTTGAGGTTGTGGACGTTGTAACCGTCATAGATAAGGGTGAGGGCTCAAGGGTGGTGAAGGAGAGGACAGGATTCAATGTAAGGAGCCTTGTGAAGGTGGATGTTGTTGACGGGAAGGTCACCGTTGAGGAAATCCCGGATGGGGGGCTGAAGGATTAAATGTCACTCTATGATCTTGAAACAGAAAGGGTTATCAGGGAAATAAAGCGCCTCAAAGTGGTTGTTGTCGGACTTCAATTTCCTGAGGGACTTAAAACCAGGGCTGTTGAACTTGCCGGGATTATAGAATCAGAAACGGATGCAACAACTGTTATATCTGCAGACCCATGCTTCGGTGCATGTGATGTTTCAGACAGAAAGATGAAGGGTATGGTTGATCTCATAATCCACTACGGGCACACATCATTTCCCATTGACTATGAGGTGCCTGTCATATTCATTGAGGCCCGTTCAGGGGTTGAGATAAGAGAGGTACTTGAGGATGCCGCCAATCTCCTGGAAGGGCACAGGAGAGTGGGCCTTGCAACAACTGCACAGCACCTCCACCTCCTTGATGAGGCAGAGTCTTTCCTTGAGCAGAGGGGCTTTGAGGTTGTTAAGGGCTCAGGGGTAAACACCGCTGAGGGCCAGGTACTGGGATGTAACTTTTCAGCCATAAGGAACACCGATGCAGATGCGTACCTCTTCATTGGAAGCGGAAACTTCCATCCACTGGGCATAAAACTTTTAACGGGAAGGGATGTTGTGGTGGCTGACCCCTACCATGGGGAGGTAAGAAGACTGGATGAATTCGCAGATAGAGTCCTCAGGATCAGATTTGCAAGGATAAACAGGTCATCCTCTGCCAGGAGGTGGGGGATACTAGTCTCATCAAAGGAGGGGCAGAGGAGATTCAAACTGGCCCTTGAGATAAAAAGGAAACTGGAGTCTGCTGGAAGGGAGGCATTCATATTCCTACTTGAGAACATATCACCGGAGGCACTGCTACCATTCAGGGAGATCGAGGCGTTCGTTGTCACTGCTTGCCCAAGGATTGCCATTGACGACTCACAGATCTATGATAGGCCACTCCTTAACCCATCGGAACTTGAGATAGCCCTCGGTGAAAGGGAATGGGAGGATTACGTCCTCGATGAGATAATATTTTCCTGAAGATCTTCACTGATGGTTTAACTGGATCCATACAGAAACCATGTTATCATCTTACAGATATATGCTGTGTGCGCCGGTCGATCCTCAACTTATCATACAAAAAGCATATATATAATCAGAAAGTAATCATAACCCACTATAAGCTGAGGTATTGTTTTTACCTTCAAGAGGTGAATGGATGAAAGTTAAATCTGGGGACATCGTTTTTCCCGGAGACTTTTTAGCTGTAAGTGAAGAGGTAATCCCCTCAGAGGGGACCTACGACGACGATGGAGAAATAAAGTCCCTTGTTGTTGGAGAGGTGGCAAGGGATGATAGGAATAAGAGCATAAAGGTAATCTCAAAGTTCAGCACACCCCCAATCCTCAGGACGGGTTCAAGGGTCATTGGAGAGGTGATAGATGTGAGGGGCCAGAGGGCCCTTGTGAGGATACACAGCATCAAGGGTAACAGGAGGGCCCTTGCAACCTACTTTGTCGGGGGCGTCCATGTTTCACAGGCAAAGAAGGGCTACCTCTCGAAACTTACAGAGGCCTTCAGGATAGGGGATATAGTGGAGGCAAGGGTTACAAAGGTTATGGGCCTTGATGGTATAGACCTCCAGACCTCCTCCCGTGACCTTGGGGTCATAAAGGCCATGTGCACAAGGTGCAGGCACTTCATGGAGATGAACGGCAAGGACGAGGTGAAGTGCCCCAACTGTGAAAACAGGGAAAAAAGGAAACTATCAGCGAATTATGAAGGTTAAGGGGTAATGAAAAATGGAAGTCATTCTTAACAAGAGATATGAAATGGAGATAGTATTCGAGGGTGAAACACACACCCTCTGCAATGTACTGAGGAGCATACTGATGGAGGATGAAACCGTTAAGGCCGCGGCCTACTCCATCGACCACCCCATAGTGGGGGAACCACAGCTTTACATAAGGGCAAGGAGCCCCAAGAAATCACTCGTTAAGGCAGCAGGGACTCTCATTGAGAGATGCGATGAGTTCAGGTCACTCATAGAGTCAGCCTAACTATTTTTATGGAGAACCGTAATTTCAGGCAGATAAAATCTGAGATAAGGATTCTCGGGATAGATGATGCTCCCTTCACACCCAGAAGTGACGAGGATGTGCTCATCGTGGGCACAGTCTTCAGGGGAGGGTACTGGCTTGACGGGGTCCTCACAACAAAAATAAGGGTGGATGGGGATGATGCCACAGAGAAGATAGTTGAAATGGTGAATGGCTCCAGGCACCTCAACCAGCTGAGGGTTATAATGCTGGACGGCCTCACCTTCGGCGGCTTCAATGTGGCGGATATAAATGAGATATCCTCAAGAACGGGACTACCTGTCATAGTGGTTGTACGCAAATATCCTGACCTTGAGAGGATAAGGAGAGCTCTGAAGCACAGATTCCCTGACTGGAAGAAGAGGTGGCAGATGATAGAGGACGCCGGGGAGATCCACCGGGTAGAATCCACCGAGACGGTTTACATACAGACTGCCGGTATAGATCCGGAGGATGCAGCTGAGATCGTGAGGCTTTCAACGACCAGAAGTTCCATTCCCGAGCCCCTCCGGGCGGCACATCTCATTGCATCAGGGGTTAAACTTGGTGAGTCAAGGGGCAGCGCATGAGGTATTGGTATGAGGGCACCACTACTCACGGTGGATGTGATAATAAGGTTATCAGAGGACACCCTGGTACTTGTGAGGAGGGGAAAACCCCCATATGAGGGCTCATGGGCCATTCCAGGGGGATTCGTTGAGTACGGGGAAACAGTGGAGGAAGCTGCAAGGAGGGAGGCCCTCGAGGAGACAGGACTGGATGTGGAACTTAGGGGACTTCTTGGCGTATACTCGGACCCCTCAAGGGATCCCAGGGGGCACACAGTGAGTATCTGCTTCACCGCAGTTGCTTCAGGAAGGCCCGTTGCAGGATCCGATGCTGCCGAAGTCAGGGTGTTCCATATTGAGGATATACCCCGTGATAACCTTGCATTTGACCATTCACGGATACTTGATGACTTTATAAAATCTATTCGAAACCAGAAGACGGTAAATTAAATCAAAAAAATTATAAGTGTCATTGCAGAAAAATTTTAAAAATCAAAAAATTTAGTTTCTCTTATCAGGAGGAAGAAAATGGAGTTCTGTCCCAGGTGCGGAGCTGTAATGTTTCCAGTGAAGGGGAAATTCAGCTGTCAGTGTGGCTATGAAAAGGATATCACAGATAAACTCAAGGATAAATACAATTTTTCAGAGGAAGTTGAATCAAAGGACAACGTCATATTCACAGGAGATGATGTGAGCACACTACCAACAACAAGGGTGGAATGCCCGAAATGTGGTAATATGGAGGCCTTCTGGTGGCTGCAGCAGACAAGGAGGGCTGATGAATCTGAGACAAGGTTCTTCAGGTGCACCCGCTGCAAGTACACCTGGAGGGAATACGATTGAGGTATGAAGCGCCCGGCTCCAGGTTTCCTGAAGATGGATTGAGGAAGGTTCACCATGAGCACAGAAAAAACCGGAACCAAAGATTCCGGAGCTGAAAGCAAGGAGAAATCAGGGGAACCGAATTCTCTGAAGGGTTTCATATTAAGGATAAAGGAAGAAATCCAGAGTGATGAATCTGATCATGGATTTCCGGTTACACTTATAATAAGGTACCGGGACGATATAATCAGGTACTCAGCCATGGCCCTTGGAGCGGTACTTATAATCGCAGGAATAATCGCAATTATCGGATCATCAGAGAGGGTTGTGGACAATGTTGTCTCGGGTGAGAATACAGTCATCGCAGCATTCCTCATACTCACGGGACTCCTGTTGCTGGGCGCCTCAATGATACATAGCATCATAGGCAGGACTCCCCTTGAAAGGCTCTATAAACAGGTTAAGAGTGCTGAAAGAGGGGAAGAGGAAAAGGATGAGAAATAGTATATAAAGAATGACCCCAATATCTAGCTATATAGGATAAGGAGGACGAAAATGTTCAAGGCAGAATTGAATGATCCTAACATTTTAAGGACGAGTTTCGATGCCATATCATCCATCGTTGATGAGGTTCAGATACAGATCAGTGCCGAAGGCCTGCGCCTCGACGCCCTTGACAGGTCCCACATCACATATGTGCACCTTGAACTGAAATCTGAACTCTTCGATGAATACGTCTGCGATGAACCAGAGAAGATAAACGTGGATACAGAGGAACTCATGAAGGTCCTCAAGAGGGCCAAGGCAAACGACAGGGTTATACTCTCAACCGATGAGGGAAACCTGATAGTCCAGTTTGAGGGAGAGGCTGTAAGGACCTTCAAGATAAGGCTGATTGACATTGAATATGAAACCCCAAGTCCTCCTGAAATCCAGTATGAGAACGAATTTGAG is part of the Methanothermobacter sp. K4 genome and encodes:
- a CDS encoding transcription factor S, with amino-acid sequence MEFCPRCGAVMFPVKGKFSCQCGYEKDITDKLKDKYNFSEEVESKDNVIFTGDDVSTLPTTRVECPKCGNMEAFWWLQQTRRADESETRFFRCTRCKYTWREYD
- the pcn gene encoding proliferating cell nuclear antigen (pcna), whose protein sequence is MFKAELNDPNILRTSFDAISSIVDEVQIQISAEGLRLDALDRSHITYVHLELKSELFDEYVCDEPEKINVDTEELMKVLKRAKANDRVILSTDEGNLIVQFEGEAVRTFKIRLIDIEYETPSPPEIQYENEFEVPFQLLKDSIADIDIFSDKITFRVDEDRFMASAEGEFGDAEIEYLHGEKISKPARSVYSLDKIKEMLKADKFSETAIINLGDDMPLKLTLKMASNEGELSFLLAPRIEAEE